Below is a genomic region from Primulina eburnea isolate SZY01 chromosome 9, ASM2296580v1, whole genome shotgun sequence.
ATGGTTCCCAACTTCAGTACCTCAATGCCTGTGTTAGATGCACCATTGCCCACTTGCGGGAGATCTCCAATTGTATCTCTGACAGTAAGAGAACGAAGCGGGGCTCCTCTTGCGGTACTCCTAACAGCAGAGTAACACAAATTTCCTGACAATGAGATTTTCAATTCTGGTGCCGCAAAGACATGCATTGGCTCTGGCCACTCAGGAAGCATCTCTTCAGGAGAGGCTGCCCATATGAAGGCTCTCTTCCTCGACTGAGGTACTCCGAACGCACCAGCTTCAAGGATACCAAATCTCACCTATCCATGACCATAAGCAACAAATACACACAAATACTTCAGCAGATATGATCAATCAAGAACCTCATACTCCTGATAAAAGCACCAGCATGTACCTGATATCCCATCTCAAGAAGGGAAGCTAAAGTTAAGCGGAATGTCTGTCCTTGGTTGAAAGTCACAAAATTCCGCACATTCTCCAAAAGGAAAAACTTTGGTCGATAGTAGTCAGCGAAAGATAAAAAGGCTAAAATCATTTCACATTGAACTTTACTCCAGGTACTGTGATTGAATCTATTCATTCCTGAAAAACCCTACAGTAGAAATTATGTTCACTTTTAGCAACATGGTTAATTCATTTAGTTTGAAAATTCTGAGAGTGGTTTGTTTAGACAACAATGAAAAGAGTAGATTGTTTAACCAACCTGGCAAGGAGGTCCTCCATTAATAAATTCAACTTGCCCTGGCATTGGGAGATTATCAAAATCCTTCTGGTTCAATGATGAAGCCAATTCAGTGGCCTCAGGGGTTGAAATGCAGTCGTCTGCATCACCACATTTCTGCATCACAGCCCTGCATATAAAACGGTTTCAGTAAATATCATATATGTTCTGTTGATGGCATGTCTGAGATAAATTTGTGCACATGCATCTGTATATGTGTGTATGTGTGAGAGAGCAAAACTAATCTTCTAAAAGAAATACCTCAAAATTACATTACAATTGTTAACAAACACTGAAGCCTCGGGATGATTCAGTTTAAATGCATCTCCAGCAGCTTCATCATACTCAATAGCCCATTTAGTAAACGAGACACCTGAAAAATCAGAAGCATCAGAACCCAAATGACAGGCTTCTACATGCAAAGAACTCTAAACttgaaaacatttaaaaaataaaaagcaaGTGAAAGTTGTGCCTGATTTTTGCAATCCCTCAGACAAGCCACCACAGCCAGCAAATATATCTAATGAAATCAAGTGGTTCCCCTGAGATTCTTCTTTTAGTATACCAACTTCTAAGTCATCCTCTCCTTCCTTGGATTTTCCTTTCTTTCTGTACGTATCGTCACTTGGCGTCCCAGATGAATATCTTATTTTAATATGAGATGGCAACTGCACGTGACCAGGATTGGAACATTTATTAAAAAGCATAGATAAGGAGGTGGCATACATTGCCTAACTTTATTGCATCCAACAATTTTGAAGAAATGTAACTGGAAAAGGAGCAAAATATTTACTTGCTTGATTGATCCGTTGGAGGGATCATACAGATATTCACAAAAGAAAGCATGGTCAAAGGTGCAAgggacatcttgaagttgaatGTCTTTCCTTTTCCTGATCTCACATTTACCTTCAATCATATCAACCGGTACGGTGAGCATTTCCTCACTGTAGAAGAGCTGAGAAACGCTCCAGAAAAAAATGATTTCAAAAAACATtataagattaaaaaaaatcaatatagaTAAACTTACACATTAGGATGTGAATCTTAATTCCAGTATAATTACGATAAACGATTTAAGCAATTAAGAATGATTTTAGCATAAAATATGTTGATTTTCAATGTGGTATGCAAGCTATTACCTCTCGAACATCTGAAGAGTAAGCCTTCGCCACCGATATGTCCTCTGGTCTGTAAAACCTTCTAACTTTGACCTGAACTGAATTGGCATCATGCCGCTCAGACTTTTTAAGATTGCAAATTTCAAGCAGCTGGCAAATAACATAGGCCTTTAACCCAACATTTCTTCCACTCTTGAAACTCTCACTTTCCATTTCTGCTGAAAAGTAACTAGGACTCACATAGACATAATCAAGAACTGAGTATTTATTTCCTCGGTACATAAAGTCATTCATAGAATCATGCAGGATAAACTTCTCATTATCAATGGCAGCTTCCTTTGATTTGCATGCTTGACAGGAACCAGACCCCAGCCCCATCGATTTATAGGGAAGAGCAAAGAAGGCACCCCTCTTGGGTGAATACAAACTTTTGCAGTAATATTCAGTTGGCAACCCCATCTTCTTCCTTTCTTCTGCTCGCGCCCTATTCATTTTTTCAGTGTTGGCATTTGCTTTTCTATGCTGATAACCCCATGGCATTGATCCGATGTTCACAAGTAAGCTCTGTTTGACTtcttctagttgaaagtttatACAGTCATCCGTCAAAAATAGCTCCCTTTCATTTGCTGTGTTTCCAAGGACAGTTTCACAGCCTTGTTGCATCAATCTCCCATGAAACATTTTATCTCCATCAATTTTTTCAAACATGTACTCGACCAAACAGATGGCCAGATCATTGCCCAGTTCATCAACTTGGACAGTCCCACCAACTTCAATTTCATATCCATGGACTGTGGCCCTTTTATATAAAGCCTCACCAGATGGTAATTTACCCACTGATTTCCCATCCCACTTTACAACCTTGCTACCCAAACAAGACTTGGTTTGCCGTCGTGGTGAACCATGTATCTCACTCTTGTCTGTAACTGCCAATTTCTCCTCAGGAGCATCATCCTCTTCATTTTCCTCTTGCTCTTCAATCTCATCATCCTCTTTTACTTCACTGAGGATTCCTTCATTTGATTCCTCTGGTAAGTGATTTGAATAATAAGCACCCCAGAGTCTATTGATTAGCCTGGTTGTTGTTGCCTGCATAGGCTTTCTTTTGGACATGACAGGCTCAATTGCAGATCTGGGATTTAAGTTTTGTCCATTCCTAAACACAACCTTCTTCTTGCTGACTAGCCATTTCCGATGGTGTCTCTCTTCCATCTTCTTGATGAGGCCAATAACAAATGAGCACTTCTTTATATCCTTGTCAGGAAATTCTAAAAAGTGCTGCAGAATAATCTGACCATGCACAACCACATATCTTTCCACCAATTCCTTATTAGATGATATAAAGGCAAGATGACCTTTGGGGAAACCTGAAACTCTCTTCATAACGTCATTAAAAGGAAGCCTTGCCAGCCTAATCTCATCTTTTAGCATAGCAAGGATGCTAATTGCAACCCTAACTGTTTTCAAGACCCGCTCGTACCAAGCAGCATATTGTTTTGAGGGCTTTCCAAGCCTGTACCTGAAGAGTTGAAGGAAGATGACAGTTATGAGTGAAGAAGCCTCACGactttcaaatttgaattaaactAGGAAATACACACAACTTGTTGGACAACAACAAGAAATCAGAACATTTTTTGAACTTAGCCTGATCTTAAAATTTGCCACGTCAAAAACAACAGTATAGCCGATGCTTTCTCTAAAATGCATCCACTACaggttttattaatttatttacagTACTAATACCTTTGAGAATTATTTCGAGTCATATCAACCATtaaaaatctagcactacgctGAAAATTTTCAGAGCACTCTAACCAAACTCCAATGAAAACAAAAGTGCTTAGTGTTTCAGTTCAAGTATTATGATGTAAAGTTAACAGATGCATGCCAGTGTTTTTGCAGTCACAATGGTACATTCACAAGAGTTATGGATGGTTGGACGGGGAGGGTTGTGGGAGAGAGAGATCATACCAGGACATATCAGTCCGTATAAAAATAGAGACCATCGCAGATCCAAACTCGATTACCCAGTCCTTAATCTCGCTCAAGAAAATCGGTATCCCTCCTATTTCAGAATCCCCGGAACCACTAGAAGAATAAGCGCATTCGCCATCCAAATTGTAACCAGATCCATCATCAACAGTCATTACTCCTGAGCCAAATATGTTCACATCAACTTCAGAGCACGGTTTCATTGGTAGGAGCTCTAATGGAACCAGTCTAGCATCTGAATTGTACAAAGCCCAGTTGTGGAGCCTGTTTTTTGGTAAGTCAGTCTATATCATATACACCAGCACCACTATCAAAAATTATATACTCATCGGTTTCTTCACCACATGCCTTATAATAGGCAGGTAAAGGATAGTCATGGGCAATTTCATCCTCATTGATCTTAATGTAGTATTGGCTAGATAGGGAGGTAGAACCCTTGCTTTTCTTCTGCTTCATTGAGCACCAGACCTCTTGATCCTGGTATAACCTGGCCATTTTGGAATCTTCAGTTTCTTCCGATGGGCAAGATATAGTAGATAAGCTCTTGTTGTTTCCATCTCCATATTTTGGACCAATCCTAAGACTCCCAGGCAATGAGCCAGGCTGAGCTTGGACAAGATCAACTACTTGCTACATTCATCCTTTAAGGCAGACAggacagggagctcaacaaataGATGATCAATCCTTTCTGATGACTGATCCAAACCTATAAGTTGGTTGTAGATGAAGTCTCCCTGCGAAACAATGAAATCCCTTACAGATAGACCACCACGGAAGCATTTCATCCCACTCATTGCACGCACAACCCCAGCAAGCAATTCATGAAGGCTTACATTGGGATCACCTCCTGAAGATTTTGACAATTTCTTGTAAACCTCAACACAGGCAATAGCCTTGGCATAGAAATGGTCATAGAACTTCTTGAAGTTTCCAGACGGTTTAAGACAATCATAATCAGCTATCTTTGTGGAGACCCATATCACTGGCAACCCATCTTCATAACCAGATATACACCATTCTTCAATGCGCCCAAAGCCATCACATCTTATTccctttcctttttctttatcaATGACTTCATCAAGCGGTAAAATGAGACCAGAGATAAAAATATCATCAACTTCTGACATTTCAAATGGCTGGGGTACCCCATCTGAATTATGAAAGATGAAATCCGTGAGCCGCCTACATGGCCGGCCATTTTCTTGTCCAGCAGGAAGACGTACTGCCAAAAACTCATATTCCGCACTAATATCTTTTTTTGTTTCAATCATGGAGTCTTTTTCTGCTATGATAAGCAATTTCTCCTTGAAATCTGAACAAGCAGCAGATCGCTTTGGCATTTTACGCAAAACAATAGAATCCTCATTGGCTTGTGAGGCAAGCCTCTTTCTTTGTTTTTACTCCATTGCCACTTTTACTGTATCTGAAGAATAGACATTGTTAGTGTTCTTTTTATGTGAACAATATCAAGAtcaattacaaaaaaaattaggtacaagtaataaaaaaatgtataattcatgaaaTAATTCAACGACTTAGCTGTAAATGAACAGAATAGAAAGTTGGAATCAGAATCAATCTAGATTTGAAACTTGAAAGCATCAAATGGGTTTGAATGAAATAAATGCAGTAAACAAATCGATATTGCTTTCTTGTTAATGCTTAAATCTAAGGCTACTTGAGGTACAACAGATAAATGAGATATCTCTGGACCGGTAAAAATAGAGCCGGTCCGTAAATTGGAAATATGAATAACATTTATGGGAATAAAAAAGTTAAAAACCAATCAACTACTTGCATTCATACTAAAATAATCAACTTTATGTAAAGATTTAATTCTTAAGGTTTTGAGCTTACTTGAAGACGACTTTCTACTAGATTGTGAATTTTTGGGGCGTTGAATTCGTTTGCTAGCATCAGACTGATTCTCGTGCCTTCCTTTTTTATTATGCTTGGCCATTGCTACACAAATACAACACTAAACATATTTATCAAAAGCCCAATGCTGCAACTCAGGATTCTAAGAATTTGATACGTTCAAATTGTTCACTTAAAGCATCCCAATAACAATGCAACAAAATATTGGTTTACATATCAAACACCTAAACAAACTATTTGAAcaagataaaaaaaacaaaaagttgCTTTCACTGG
It encodes:
- the LOC140841570 gene encoding LOW QUALITY PROTEIN: DNA (cytosine-5)-methyltransferase 1B-like (The sequence of the model RefSeq protein was modified relative to this genomic sequence to represent the inferred CDS: inserted 1 base in 1 codon; deleted 1 base in 1 codon; substituted 1 base at 1 genomic stop codon) → MAKHNKKGRHENQSDASKRIQRPKNSQSSRKSSSNTVKVAMEXKQRKRLASQANEDSIVLRKMPKRSAACSDFKEKLLIIAEKDSMIETKKDISAEYEFLAVRLPAGQENGRPCRRLTDFIFHNSDGVPQPFEMSEVDDIFISGLILPLDEVIDKEKGKGIRCDGFGRIEEWCISGYEDGLPVIWVSTKIADYDCLKPSGNFKKFYDHFYAKAIACVEVYKKLSKSSGGDPNVSLHELLAGVVRAMSGMKCFRGGLSVRDFIVSQGDFIYNQLIGLDQSSERIDHLFVELPVLSALKDECSKXVDLVQAQPGSLPGSLRIGPKYGDGNNKSLSTISCPSEETEDSKMARLYQDQEVWCSMKQKKSKGSTSLSSQYYIKINEDEIAHDYPLPAYYKACGEETDEYIIFDSGAGVYDIDDLPKNRLHNWALYNSDARLVPLELLPMKPCSEVDVNIFGSGVMTVDDGSGYNLDGECAYSSSGSGDSEIGGIPIFLSEIKDWVIEFGSAMVSIFIRTDMSWYRLGKPSKQYAAWYERVLKTVRVAISILAMLKDEIRLARLPFNDVMKRVSGFPKGHLAFISSNKELVERYVVVHGQIILQHFLEFPDKDIKKCSFVIGLIKKMEERHHRKWLVSKKKVVFRNGQNLNPRSAIEPVMSKRKPMQATTTRLINRLWGAYYSNHLPEESNEGILSEVKEDDEIEEQEENEEDDAPEEKLAVTDKSEIHGSPRRQTKSCLGSKVVKWDGKSVGKLPSGEALYKRATVHGYEIEVGGTVQVDELGNDLAICLVEYMFEKIDGDKMFHGRLMQQGCETVLGNTANERELFLTDDCINFQLEEVKQSLLVNIGSMPWGYQHRKANANTEKMNRARAEERKKMGLPTEYYCKSLYSPKRGAFFALPYKSMGLGSGSCQACKSKEAAIDNEKFILHDSMNDFMYRGNKYSVLDYVYVSPSYFSAEMESESFKSGRNVGLKAYVICQLLEICNLKKSERHDANSVQVKVRRFYRPEDISVAKAYSSDVRELFYSEEMLTVPVDMIEGKCEIRKRKDIQLQDVPCTFDHAFFCEYLYDPSNGSIKQLPSHIKIRYSSGTPSDDTYRKKGKSKEGEDDLEVGILKEESQGNHLISLDIFAGCGGLSEGLQKSGVSFTKWAIEYDEAAGDAFKLNHPEASVFVNNCNVILRAVMQKCGDADDCISTPEATELASSLNQKDFDNLPMPGQVEFINGGPPCQGFSGMNRFNHSTWSKVQCEMILAFLSFADYYRPKFFLLENVRNFVTFNQGQTFRLTLASLLEMGYQVRFGILEAGAFGVPQSRKRAFIWAASPEEMLPEWPEPMHVFAAPELKISLSGNLCYSAVRSTARGAPLRSLTVRDTIGDLPQVGNGASNTGIEYQSGPISWFQKKIRGNMEVLNDHITKEMNELNLIRCQRIPRRPGADWRDLPDEKVKLSTGQVVDLIPWCLPNTAKRHNQWKGLFGRLDWEGNFPTSITDPQPMGKVGMRFHPEQDRIVTVREFSRSQGFPDKYKFSGAVLHKHRQVGNAVPPPLAYALGRKLKEAIERVFVAKLGVHEVNFFQLPNNRTRNYLLNRGYVSHPPPPQHPSPPQFKLHQVCVHAVKIEGIALVSSNSL